CTTCATGTCACTATCTACCTTTATTTTAACAATTTTTAAAAGCTGCTGGAATAGTATAAGATTTTTTTAAAATACGCCAAATATGTCTATCTGAAAGCTTATATCTTCTTGCAAGATCAGATACTAATTGCCTTTCAGAAATACCTTTGGCAGCAAGTTTATCTCTATCTTGAATTATTTTTGCATGTTGTTTTGCTGTAAGGAGTTTTTTACAGTTAGGTATGTATATACATGTTCCGCCAAATGTTTGAACAATATTATGTACTTCTTGCTTCCCAATTTTTTGTGCAAGCAGGTCAATTTTTGTCCTTCCTACTATAGTATCTCCTCTAGGGATGCGTAATGTGCTACCGCCATAATGCTGAATAAGTGAAAATGTACCATCTTCTCCAATAAGGTTGATAAGAAATTGTACTGCTTCTGGGAAGGCTTTTAAATCTAGTTCAGTATCTGAAAGTAATTTTTTCATAGTTGTTTCTCTCTTCTTTAGGAGCCAATTATGACAAACGGAGATTATAATGAGGACATTTCTAGTGAAATATTTTTAAGTTTTCCATCAGGCATCCGTTCATATATACGGATGTATGATTTCGTTTCTACTAAGTGGATACTATCAACTATAGCTTGCATTGCTTGTTCCCAGCGAGGATCTTTAATATTTAGTCTTCGTAGTGCAAGGATAGCATTAGTATTTATTTTCCCCTCCTTATCTATTTTAAATGCATGTTCTATTACTGCACGTAATTCTCCAGGGCTAGATTGGCTCCATATCCTAATACACTCATCAATAATTGCTTTAGCTACTTGTAGTCCTTCATCAAATGAGATGCGTTCCACCATTTGTTTTTTTATTTGGTAATTACCATCAAATGACATAAGTGTGATATTTCCTTTTACTCCACCCATATCTACTTTGTATTGTTTGGCTGTTTGTTGAATAAAGGTATTAAGATCTGTTGTAAGTTCTTTTTTTAATTCTTTGAGTTGTTTCTGTATTTTTTTTACTTTGTTAACACATTGCATAACAAAATTATTTCTTTCAATATCAATAGGCTTAATGTGTTCTTTAAGTATGAAATGCCCTTGAGTATTTTTCATGTATCTATCTTTTGGTAATGACATTGTTTTTACTGTTGATTTGTCCAGTAGCTGTGGCATAATATCCTCTTTTTAGTGCATATGGTAAAACGTTGAAGAATAATTTTCACATTGACCACCAAATAAATATTTGTTAATTTTATTGTGTTGATAGTTCATTGTTGTGTACGAAATATTGTAATTACACAATTTAGTGTAATAGTCAAACATTTTTTTGTAACTATTGCATATATATTACAAAAAATAAAAATTTTTATTAAAAATTTTTACTATAAAGAGTGCGTAGGTACCATGCATGGATATACAAAAAATAGGTGAAAAACTAAAAGCACTACGTGGTCAAGAAAGTAGAGACTCTTTTTCTGCACATTTTGGTATACATAGAAATACACTAGCTGCTTGGGAATCTGGTGAACGTTTACCGTCTCTTGAATTTCTTTCTTTACTTGCACAGCAAAAAAAACTTTCTGTAGCAGAAATTTTAGGAGAGGCTGGAGTAGTGAGTACAAAAGGGCTATCTTCACCTCAAAAAGTACAACAAGAGGCAGATACTACAGTTAATAGTGAATATAAATTAGAGAGGGAGAGGGCATGTTCTCAGTTTTCATGGAAAGGGAATGATTTTACATTGATTCCTCTTGTAAAAGCAGTTCTTTCAGCTGGTGGTGGATCTTTTGAAACTACAGATAAAATAGAAGGACATTATGCCTTTAGAAATGATTTTTTATATTATCGAGGAAATCCAAAAACAATGAAGCTTTTCCGGGTAGATGGTGACAGTATGGAACCTAGGGTTAGTGATGGTGATATAGCTCTTATTGATCAAGGCCAAGTTGCTCCTAGGGCTGGGAAAATATATGCAGTAAGACTTGAAGATGTAATTTATCTTAAAGTCCTTAATACACAGCCAGGAAAGCTGATACTTTCAAGCTATAATACTGACTATACACCTATTGAGTTTGATACACGAGGTGATATGGCGGATTGTTTTTCCATTATAGGGAGGGCTGTTTGGATTGGACGAGAACTTGATTAATACCTATATAGTAAAAGGTTAGATATAAAAAGGGGGAGGAGGATTAACTCCCTTTTTTAATAGTAATAAGTATAGAAAGAAATATATATATATATAATAGTAACAACTATAAGTTAATAATGTGATAAGCCTTATTACACTGTATGTTTTTAATACTAAATCATTTATTTAAATGTTATAGAAATATTATTAATAGTAATATAGTGTATTAAGCAAAGTATAATAACATTCTACCTTGTACTCTTTAGTATAACTAGCTTTAAACTATTTACTAATTAAAAAGAAGTAGGTTTGATAGTATGGCACTACTTTCTGAGCTAATCCAGCGTTTACCTTTAGTAAAAAATACTCATATGAGTTCACAGGGCTTTTCTCTATGGATATGCTGGGATGGTGAATTAGATAATGCTGTTCCACAAGCACTGCAAGATTATGGCGGAATGAGTGTTGTTATAGACAGGTCACAAGCTCTTTGGTTTTTTTTCTCTTCAGACGTATTTCTAGCCCTTGCAAAACTTACTGTATGGTCTAAATTTCATCCTTTGCCTATAAGTGTCCAGGTTTTCCCTAGTAAACTTCTTCTAAGTGTTCGACGTGAGATATCACTCTCCATTGATCCTTCATTAGCTACTCAAGAAGTGTTAGTTCCTCAATCACTAGAAATTTGGGTACATCCTAAAGCAAAAGAGATTGCAGGCATTATTCCTGGAATAACTTATACACTAAGTAAAGAGTTGCAGGGGATGGCGTCTGTTAAGTGGGAAAATCTTGAAGCAGACCCACGGTTACCTTATATGTCTTCTCAGGGCTGGTATGTCCTTATTCATCCTGTTGGGAATCCTTTAGATAAGCTTTTTCAGTCAGGTTGGAAAACAATGTATGAGGCAATAGAAAAAATTATTCAGGCTAATAAATTTAAGTATAATCTCCATAATAACTATCTTATGTTGTCTATTGATAATTTAAGACAACTTAGAATTTGGGTTCGAGACATCCTAAAGTGTATATCAGATGCTAAAGTGCAAGGAACTTATTGGCCTTGTGTCTGTATCTCTATTGATAAAAAGGGATTAAATTTTACAAATGATCTTCCAACAAAAGTGGGTATTAAGTGGGATAACCTTATTCCTGACGTCCCATATATTACATATCGCAATGCATTTTTATTAGGAGAAGGGTTCAAAATTACGGATTTAAATTTTTCTAGTTCACATGTTTCAATGGATAGTTGGTGTGCAGTTGAACTTACCGAAGATAGTTCTTTTGTTAGTGAAGTTATTCCAATTCTTATGCCTGAAAAACTTGTTTCAGGTGAGAATACAGGGTGTTTTTACTGTGGTTCTAAAAATCATGATAATTCTCAATGTGTTACAAGAGGTATGTCACTTTCTACACAAAATATTTGGAATGATTTAGCAGAAATGAGCGTAGAGGTGATGAGTGAAGGATTTCAACTTATTGAACAGGAACTGAATGGAGATGATGTTATTGTTGGATATGAAAATATCCTTTTTAAGGATAATACATTAGAACAAAGGTTATTAAAAGCAATTTTTGAAACTAACTTACCTTTACAAGTAAGAAGTATTAGGAACATTTGGTTAGCTACAGGAAGAGAGTTCCCAAAAAGTGGAGATGTATTTTCTAGTAAAAATAATGTAAAAGATGATAGTCTTGCTTGGGGGTTACTTGAACGATTCAAAAAGATACAAGCTTCAGAGCTGCTATCCTTTGAAAAAGATGTGTTATCTGCTAGTAGGAATGCTCCAAGGGACTTTCGACTTCGTACACTACTTGGATTTATTGCAGTTGAAAAAGGTGATCTATCCCGAGCACAACTTTTATGGAAAGAGGCAGAATCCCTTGCAAGCACAGGGCTACATCAAGTATGGCATATGTTTTTGCAAGCAAGACTTCTTGAAATACAAGGACGTTTTTCAGAAGCTATAGAGATATATCAGAATGTACTTCGTCTATATCCTTCTTGGTTAGATGCAGAATATCGTCAAATTGTCTGTCATGTAAAAATGGGTTTTGCTGAACAAGTACAGACTAAAATTTTTCAACTTATTGAGCAAGACTCCTCATTTTTTAATAGATTTTTTATTGATCCAGAACTTGACAGAGGGTATTTAAGTATCCTTAGTGAACTTCTTGTAGCTTTAGAAGAGAAAAGAAGATTAG
The sequence above is drawn from the Lawsonia intracellularis PHE/MN1-00 genome and encodes:
- a CDS encoding tetratricopeptide repeat protein, whose protein sequence is MALLSELIQRLPLVKNTHMSSQGFSLWICWDGELDNAVPQALQDYGGMSVVIDRSQALWFFFSSDVFLALAKLTVWSKFHPLPISVQVFPSKLLLSVRREISLSIDPSLATQEVLVPQSLEIWVHPKAKEIAGIIPGITYTLSKELQGMASVKWENLEADPRLPYMSSQGWYVLIHPVGNPLDKLFQSGWKTMYEAIEKIIQANKFKYNLHNNYLMLSIDNLRQLRIWVRDILKCISDAKVQGTYWPCVCISIDKKGLNFTNDLPTKVGIKWDNLIPDVPYITYRNAFLLGEGFKITDLNFSSSHVSMDSWCAVELTEDSSFVSEVIPILMPEKLVSGENTGCFYCGSKNHDNSQCVTRGMSLSTQNIWNDLAEMSVEVMSEGFQLIEQELNGDDVIVGYENILFKDNTLEQRLLKAIFETNLPLQVRSIRNIWLATGREFPKSGDVFSSKNNVKDDSLAWGLLERFKKIQASELLSFEKDVLSASRNAPRDFRLRTLLGFIAVEKGDLSRAQLLWKEAESLASTGLHQVWHMFLQARLLEIQGRFSEAIEIYQNVLRLYPSWLDAEYRQIVCHVKMGFAEQVQTKIFQLIEQDSSFFNRFFIDPELDRGYLSILSELLVALEEKRRLASDEKIKAEKLLIELDEWFPKDHAIANTFRQKLKLVINNLSLNTYVAFLSIIQMRPIIENDITKQIKYEIKNLKQIFKIYLKQLEKIRDEAAWFPFPNILIEFNKNFNECANIFNWAFTSNFNDAEVFKKARGYAPLLQEYLEGLTQRLKFLRIVRDVTLFILILGKTFFWIEVIGLLLCATSVPLIAVFGSKVGLGWLSTLIKEEQWGLQRVLLLIISSVAIGISAIHTTLVFERKRDQLIAEARGQREKIQHIRLKHINEAKKEKQKSIEKI
- a CDS encoding Mor transcription activator family protein, which encodes MKKLLSDTELDLKAFPEAVQFLINLIGEDGTFSLIQHYGGSTLRIPRGDTIVGRTKIDLLAQKIGKQEVHNIVQTFGGTCIYIPNCKKLLTAKQHAKIIQDRDKLAAKGISERQLVSDLARRYKLSDRHIWRILKKSYTIPAAFKNC
- a CDS encoding DUF3164 family protein, encoding MPQLLDKSTVKTMSLPKDRYMKNTQGHFILKEHIKPIDIERNNFVMQCVNKVKKIQKQLKELKKELTTDLNTFIQQTAKQYKVDMGGVKGNITLMSFDGNYQIKKQMVERISFDEGLQVAKAIIDECIRIWSQSSPGELRAVIEHAFKIDKEGKINTNAILALRRLNIKDPRWEQAMQAIVDSIHLVETKSYIRIYERMPDGKLKNISLEMSSL
- a CDS encoding XRE family transcriptional regulator, whose protein sequence is MDIQKIGEKLKALRGQESRDSFSAHFGIHRNTLAAWESGERLPSLEFLSLLAQQKKLSVAEILGEAGVVSTKGLSSPQKVQQEADTTVNSEYKLERERACSQFSWKGNDFTLIPLVKAVLSAGGGSFETTDKIEGHYAFRNDFLYYRGNPKTMKLFRVDGDSMEPRVSDGDIALIDQGQVAPRAGKIYAVRLEDVIYLKVLNTQPGKLILSSYNTDYTPIEFDTRGDMADCFSIIGRAVWIGRELD